Proteins from one Corvus cornix cornix isolate S_Up_H32 chromosome 19, ASM73873v5, whole genome shotgun sequence genomic window:
- the LOC104691218 gene encoding argininosuccinate lyase — MAAEGDKMMAGRFVGSTDPIMEMLSASITVDQRLSEVDIQGSMAYAKALEKAGILSKTELEKILSGLEKISEEWSKGVFGVIQTDEDIHTANERRLKELIGDVAGKLHTGRSRNDQVVTDLKLFMKNSLSIISTHLLQLIKTLVERAAIEIDVILPGYTHLQKAQPIRWSQFLLSHAVALTRDSERLGEIKKRINVLPLGSGALAGNPVEIDREMLRSELEFASISLNSMDAVSERDFVVEFLSVATLLMIHLSKMAEDLIIYSTSEFGFLTLSDTYCSGSSVMPQKKNPDSLELIRSKAGRVFGRLAAILMVLKGLPSTYNKDLQEDKEAVFDVVDTLNAVLQVATGVISTLQINKENMEKALSPEILSSDLALYLVHKGMPFRQAHIAAGKAVHLAETKGITINNLSLEDLKSISPLFGSDVAQVFSVVSSVEQYTAAGGTAKSSVSAQIEQLRELLKRLKEQA; from the exons ATGGCAGCCGAG GGGGACAAAATGATGGCAGGAAGGTTTGTGGGGAGCACAGATCCCATCATGGAGATGCTCAGCGCTTCCATTACTGTTGATCAGAGACTGTCTGAAGTCGACATCCAGGGGAGCATGGCTTATGCCAAAGCCTTGGAGAAGGCTGGAATCCTGTCTAAAACTGAGCTGGAGAAGATCCTGAGTGGCCTGGAAAAG ATCTCTGAGGAATGGTCCAAAGGAGTCTTTGGTGTGATCCAGACTGATGAGGATATCCACACTGCCAACGAGCGCAGACTAAAG GAGCTGATTGGAGACGTAGCTGGGAAGTTGCACACTGGCAGAAGCAGGAATGATCAG GTTGTGACTGACCTGAAGCTGTTCATGAAGAATTCCCTCTCCATCATCTCCACGCACCTCCTGCAGCTCATTAAGACGCTGGTGGAACGCGCTGCCAT aGAAATCGATGTGATCCTGCCTGGCTACACCCACCTGCAGAAAGCTCAGCCCATCCGATGGAGCCAGTTCTTGCTCAG CCATGCTGTTGCTCTGACCCGGGATTCTGAGCGCCTGGGAGAGATAAAGAAGAGGATCAATGTCTTGCCTTTGGGAAG TGGAGCTCTGGCTGGAAACCCTGTGGAAATCGATAGAGAGATGCTGCGCAGTG AGCTGGAATTTGCTTCCATCAGCCTGAACAGCATGGATGCCGTCAGCGAGAGGGACTTTGTGG TGGAATTCCTCTCAGTTGCCACCCTGCTGATGATCCACCTCAGCAAGATGGCCGAGGATCTCATCATCTACAGCACCAGCGAGTTTGGCTTCCTGACCCTCTCTGATACCTACTG CTCTGGCAGTAGTGTGATGCCTCAGAAGAAGAATCCTGACAGTCTGGAGCTGATCCGCAGCAAAGCCGGCCGAGTGTTCGGACGG ctggctgcaaTTCTCATGGTCCTCAAAGGACTCCCGAGCACCTACAACAAGGACCTGCAG GAGGACAAGGAGGCCGTCTTTGATGTTGTAGACACCCTGAATGCTGTGCTCCAGGTTGCCACTGGAGTGATTTCCACCCTCCAG ATCAACAAGGAGAACATGGAGAAGGCACTGAGCCCTGAGATCCTGTCATCTGACCTGGCTCTCTACTTGGTTCATAAAGGA ATGCCCTTCAGACAAGCCCACATTGCTGCTGGCAAGGCCGTCCACCTCGCCGAGACCAAAGGCATCACCATCAACAATCTCAGCCTGGAGGACCTGAAGAGCATCAG ccccctgTTTGGCAGCGACGTGGCGCAGGTGTTCAGCGTGGTGAGCAGCGTGGAGCAGTACACGGCCGCGGGCGGCACCGCCAAGAGCAGCGTGTCCGCCCAGATCGAGCAGCTGCGGGAGCTGCTCAAGAGGCTCAAGGAACAGGCTTAG